Proteins found in one Paenibacillus borealis genomic segment:
- a CDS encoding glutamate-5-semialdehyde dehydrogenase, whose translation MSEVVNKTTLAKATTGVLASLTTGQKNEALLVMAAALRAEADYIIAANAEDLERGRLNGTPESMLDRLALDTGRIDSIAEGLQQIAVLPDPIGDHLETIERPNGLFIEKVRVPLGVIGIIYEARPNVTVDAAGLCLKTGNAVVLRGGSSALSSNRAIAEVLHRALAGTAVPPDALQLIEDPNRSSVDEMLKLNGLLDVIIPRGGSSLIQNVVLNATVPVIETGAGVCHTYLDASAEPGMAQRISLNAKAQRPSVCNSMETLLVHRDFAATHLLALAEAFRDVRVELRGCPDTTALVPWALPVTPQDFATEYNDYILNVKIVDTLEAALGHIAEFSTKHSECIVTEDAANAARFLQEVDAAAVYHNASTRFTDGFEFGFGAEIGISTQKLHARGPMGLPALTSCKYIIHGSGQIRG comes from the coding sequence ATGAGTGAAGTGGTAAACAAAACAACGCTGGCGAAAGCAACCACCGGGGTACTCGCAAGCCTGACTACCGGTCAGAAGAATGAAGCTCTGCTTGTTATGGCCGCAGCGCTTCGCGCGGAAGCGGATTACATTATTGCCGCCAACGCCGAAGACCTGGAGCGCGGGCGGCTCAACGGAACACCGGAGTCGATGCTCGACCGGCTGGCACTGGATACAGGCCGGATTGACAGCATCGCCGAGGGCTTGCAGCAAATCGCCGTACTGCCTGATCCGATTGGTGATCATCTGGAAACCATTGAACGCCCGAACGGCCTGTTTATCGAGAAGGTCCGTGTACCGCTTGGCGTTATCGGCATTATCTATGAAGCCCGTCCGAACGTAACCGTTGATGCTGCCGGCTTATGCCTCAAAACAGGCAATGCCGTTGTCCTGCGCGGCGGCTCATCCGCTCTTTCCTCAAACCGCGCGATTGCAGAGGTTCTGCACCGCGCTCTGGCGGGTACAGCTGTGCCGCCGGATGCCCTACAGCTGATCGAAGATCCGAACCGCTCCTCCGTAGATGAAATGCTGAAGCTGAACGGACTGCTGGATGTTATCATTCCGCGCGGCGGAAGCTCACTGATACAGAATGTGGTCCTTAATGCCACTGTACCGGTAATTGAAACAGGTGCAGGCGTATGCCATACTTATCTGGATGCAAGCGCCGAACCCGGGATGGCTCAGCGCATCAGTCTGAATGCGAAAGCGCAGCGGCCCTCCGTCTGTAACTCCATGGAGACCTTGCTTGTCCACCGTGATTTTGCCGCCACTCATCTGCTGGCTTTGGCAGAGGCCTTCCGTGATGTCCGAGTGGAATTGCGCGGCTGTCCGGATACGACCGCTCTTGTCCCTTGGGCTCTGCCAGTTACACCGCAGGATTTCGCCACGGAATACAATGATTATATTCTCAATGTCAAAATCGTGGACACTCTTGAAGCGGCTCTCGGCCATATTGCCGAGTTCAGCACCAAACATTCTGAGTGCATTGTGACAGAGGATGCCGCGAATGCTGCCCGCTTCCTGCAGGAAGTGGATGCCGCCGCTGTATATCATAATGCCTCCACCCGGTTCACTGATGGATTCGAATTCGGCTTTGGTGCCGAAATCGGCATCAGCACCCAGAAGCTGCACGCCCGCGGCCCGATGGGGCTGCCTGCATTGACTTCATGCAAGTATATTATCCATGGCTCCGGCCAAATTAGGGGATAA
- a CDS encoding DnaD domain-containing protein, which produces MDGKGWNTWGEGVAFGLENGMAVIPYALLKYYRKLNLTGSEAMLLIHLLSFRQVEGIDFPSLEELQAVTGRSISVIAGELQKLMKEGFISIDGDNDELRDIHYERYNFSGLYGKLGAYLAEVSQENSQEKRSRAETEPGSRASAHYSGAPAPEGGYGRPAAPAGNEAEDSRNLFSIFEKEFGRPLSPMECESISGWVDEDRYPEELILLALKESVFAGKVHFRYIDRILLEWARNRVKNAQDVKAYSQKFRSGGR; this is translated from the coding sequence ATGGACGGAAAAGGTTGGAATACCTGGGGCGAAGGCGTAGCTTTCGGCCTGGAGAACGGAATGGCCGTCATTCCTTATGCACTCTTGAAATATTACCGGAAGCTGAATCTGACCGGCAGCGAGGCGATGCTGCTGATTCATCTGCTCTCGTTCCGGCAAGTGGAGGGAATTGATTTCCCTTCACTTGAGGAGCTGCAGGCCGTAACCGGACGCAGTATCTCGGTTATTGCCGGAGAGCTGCAGAAGCTCATGAAGGAAGGCTTCATCAGCATCGACGGAGACAACGACGAGCTGCGCGATATCCATTATGAGCGCTACAACTTCTCCGGACTGTACGGCAAGCTCGGTGCTTATCTGGCCGAAGTCTCGCAGGAGAATTCGCAGGAGAAGCGCAGCCGTGCTGAGACTGAGCCGGGTTCCCGGGCTTCCGCCCATTATTCCGGTGCACCTGCTCCGGAGGGCGGTTATGGCCGGCCGGCCGCACCGGCAGGCAACGAAGCAGAGGATAGCCGTAATCTGTTCAGTATTTTCGAGAAGGAATTCGGCCGTCCGCTGTCTCCGATGGAATGTGAGTCTATTTCCGGCTGGGTGGATGAGGACCGGTATCCTGAAGAGCTGATTCTGCTGGCGCTGAAGGAATCTGTCTTCGCCGGGAAAGTTCATTTCCGCTATATTGACCGCATTCTGCTGGAATGGGCCCGTAACCGGGTGAAGAATGCCCAGGATGTCAAAGCCTATTCCCAGAAATTCCGCAGCGGCGGAAGATGA
- a CDS encoding LysR family transcriptional regulator codes for MELRQLQYTLQIAAERNFSRAADKLHIAQPSLSQQLSKLEKELGVLLFQRNTSSVELTYAGEKFVDQAQAIIDAVELLRQEMSDISQLRTGRVVVGSMPITGAHLLPHVLPVFKSKYSEVEIALLEDSSMNLEKLTASGQTDLSLLSLPLEIPALAYEVLGEERIDLAVPPEHPLAARSALGIRTSLAELKDEPFIVLKEGQGFRKLTVELCREAGFEPRIVFESNNMETVQSLVATGMGVTLVPHFIARAPRSEFVPVYLLLADPVPSRTLVVAYRRGRYLSRAAEAFIETFKATVAGLADE; via the coding sequence ATGGAGCTCAGACAATTGCAATATACACTTCAGATCGCTGCAGAAAGAAACTTCTCACGTGCAGCAGACAAGCTGCATATCGCCCAGCCCTCGCTGAGCCAGCAGCTGTCCAAACTGGAAAAGGAGCTGGGTGTTCTGCTCTTCCAGCGTAATACCAGCTCTGTTGAACTGACCTATGCCGGGGAAAAGTTTGTGGATCAGGCTCAAGCCATCATTGATGCCGTGGAACTGCTGCGCCAGGAAATGTCCGATATCTCCCAGCTGCGCACCGGACGGGTTGTGGTAGGCAGCATGCCGATTACTGGAGCGCATCTGCTGCCGCATGTGCTGCCGGTGTTCAAAAGCAAATACTCGGAGGTTGAAATCGCCCTGCTTGAGGACTCCTCCATGAATCTTGAGAAGCTGACCGCCAGCGGCCAGACGGATCTAAGCCTGCTCTCCCTGCCGCTGGAGATTCCCGCACTCGCTTATGAAGTACTGGGTGAGGAACGAATCGATCTGGCGGTCCCGCCTGAGCATCCGCTGGCAGCACGGAGCGCTCTGGGCATCCGTACTTCACTGGCCGAGCTTAAGGATGAACCGTTTATTGTCCTTAAAGAAGGTCAGGGCTTCCGTAAATTGACCGTCGAGCTATGCCGGGAGGCCGGTTTTGAGCCGCGGATTGTCTTTGAGAGCAACAATATGGAGACAGTACAATCACTTGTTGCCACCGGAATGGGCGTTACACTAGTTCCGCATTTCATCGCACGTGCTCCGCGCAGTGAATTCGTGCCTGTCTACCTGCTCTTAGCTGATCCGGTACCCAGCCGTACGCTGGTTGTCGCTTACCGCCGCGGACGCTACTTGTCCCGGGCCGCCGAAGCTTTCATTGAAACCTTCAAGGCAACGGTTGCCGGACTGGCAGATGAATAA
- a CDS encoding aminoglycoside N(3)-acetyltransferase, translating to MNEHKETRQILTKEELAEQLRACGIKEGQQLIVHVSLSSLGFVIGGAETLIRVLLELVGGNGTLMMPSQTWKNLDPQTGVHWEEPVEWWPLIRKHWPAYDKEITPAIGMGVVAEMFRKWPGAARSEHPARSFAAVGKHAEYLTANHELSNIFGAGSPLDKLYQLNGHILLIGVGHDKNTSLHLAETRSDYPGKQMVNESSALLVDGVRKWVTYPTQSVDDSDFVQLGQEYEQAVNLQVHRAGNAEVRLMELRSLADWAKVWMEQHRKG from the coding sequence ATGAATGAACATAAGGAAACAAGGCAGATCCTGACAAAGGAAGAACTGGCAGAACAGTTGAGAGCCTGCGGGATTAAAGAAGGGCAGCAATTGATTGTGCATGTATCACTCAGCAGTCTGGGGTTTGTCATTGGCGGGGCAGAGACATTAATCCGTGTGCTGCTGGAGCTTGTCGGCGGGAACGGTACCCTTATGATGCCTTCGCAGACCTGGAAGAATCTCGATCCCCAGACCGGGGTGCACTGGGAAGAGCCCGTGGAGTGGTGGCCGCTCATTCGTAAGCACTGGCCTGCGTACGACAAGGAAATTACTCCGGCTATCGGGATGGGGGTGGTAGCTGAAATGTTCCGGAAATGGCCGGGAGCCGCAAGGTCGGAGCATCCTGCCCGCTCTTTTGCAGCAGTAGGCAAACATGCGGAGTATTTGACAGCAAACCATGAGCTGAGCAATATCTTTGGCGCCGGTTCACCGCTGGATAAATTGTATCAGCTGAACGGGCATATTCTTCTGATTGGCGTTGGGCATGACAAGAATACATCTCTGCATCTGGCCGAGACCCGTTCCGATTATCCGGGAAAGCAGATGGTTAATGAGAGCAGTGCTCTTTTGGTGGATGGTGTCCGCAAGTGGGTAACTTACCCGACACAATCAGTGGATGACAGTGATTTCGTTCAGTTAGGACAGGAGTATGAGCAGGCGGTGAATCTGCAGGTCCACCGGGCGGGGAATGCGGAGGTCAGATTAATGGAACTCAGGTCATTGGCAGATTGGGCCAAGGTCTGGATGGAGCAGCACAGGAAGGGATAA
- the proC gene encoding pyrroline-5-carboxylate reductase, which translates to MCQQPSIPLINHNIVFYGAGSMAEAIVRGMIARNVVESGKIIMLNRSSSERLAELRSRYGVLGYNDPEQKTEALRTAPVIVLAMKPKDAAEALRNLGPLLSPDQLVISVIAGLTIRTMQGLLGTQQPVVRSMPNTSSSIGLGATGIAFSKEVDEPGRRTALNIFEAVGLTAVIDEERMETLTGISGSGPAYIYYMMEAMIAAGIRGGLPLEQSRELTVQTVLGAARMVQQTGEEPAALRKKVTSPNGSTQAAIEVLERGDFFETVISAVSRCAERSREMGSALEKELQ; encoded by the coding sequence ATGTGTCAGCAACCATCCATTCCACTTATCAATCATAATATCGTTTTTTATGGCGCAGGCTCGATGGCTGAGGCAATTGTGCGCGGAATGATCGCCCGGAACGTAGTTGAATCCGGTAAAATCATCATGCTAAACCGCAGCAGCAGCGAACGTCTGGCCGAGCTGCGCAGCCGTTACGGCGTTCTGGGCTACAATGATCCCGAACAAAAAACAGAAGCTCTGCGTACAGCACCTGTAATCGTCCTTGCGATGAAACCCAAGGATGCCGCAGAAGCATTACGTAATCTGGGCCCGCTGCTGTCGCCGGATCAGCTCGTGATTTCCGTGATTGCCGGACTGACAATCCGTACTATGCAGGGTCTGCTGGGTACACAACAGCCTGTAGTCCGCTCGATGCCTAACACCTCCAGCTCCATCGGCCTGGGTGCAACCGGCATAGCCTTCTCCAAGGAGGTTGACGAACCGGGCCGCCGAACAGCCCTTAATATCTTCGAGGCTGTCGGGTTAACGGCCGTTATCGATGAGGAGCGGATGGAAACCTTAACAGGGATTTCGGGCAGCGGACCGGCTTATATCTACTACATGATGGAGGCCATGATCGCCGCCGGCATCCGCGGCGGACTGCCGCTTGAGCAGAGCCGCGAGCTGACGGTTCAGACCGTGCTGGGAGCAGCGCGGATGGTACAGCAGACAGGCGAAGAACCGGCTGCGCTCCGCAAGAAGGTCACATCGCCAAACGGTTCTACCCAGGCAGCGATTGAAGTGTTAGAGCGCGGAGATTTCTTCGAAACGGTCATCTCTGCAGTTAGCCGCTGTGCCGAGCGTTCCCGTGAAATGGGCTCGGCTCTGGAGAAAGAGCTGCAATAA
- the proB gene encoding glutamate 5-kinase, which translates to MTTRIVVKIGSSSLSGPEGGLNRAAVAFFAAEIAALRKQGCEVLLVTSGAVAAGFRAIGYPSRPKLLHEKQAAAAVGQVMLMQAYQEAFAQHGIPTAQILLTRTDFCSRRAMNNAMMTVEELLRLGAVPVFNENDTVSVDELKFGDNDTLSALVANLLKASRLLVLTDMDGVYSGDPRKHPDAVRYQHIEEITPEIYAIAGGAGSSVGTGGMRSKIDAAKIATRGGVPVFVGRVTEPGDLSLAAEGTGKGTYFATTLSSLPVKKQWLGFMSTPLGSLYVDDGAVEALLHGGHSLLPVGVRRIEGSFHSGDVVEVLGPDAKLLGRGIVNYDDTQLRSIQGLPSREVVPRLGEVHRLEVIHRDEWITLR; encoded by the coding sequence ATGACTACAAGAATCGTGGTCAAAATCGGCAGCAGCTCACTGAGCGGCCCTGAAGGCGGATTGAACCGGGCTGCGGTCGCCTTCTTCGCCGCCGAAATTGCTGCACTCCGCAAGCAAGGCTGTGAAGTCCTGCTGGTCACCTCTGGAGCGGTGGCAGCCGGATTCCGTGCCATCGGCTACCCGTCCCGCCCCAAGCTGCTGCACGAGAAGCAGGCCGCAGCAGCGGTGGGACAGGTTATGCTGATGCAGGCTTACCAGGAGGCCTTCGCGCAGCATGGTATTCCTACCGCACAGATTCTTCTGACCCGAACGGACTTCTGCAGCCGCCGGGCTATGAACAACGCCATGATGACCGTAGAGGAGTTACTCCGGCTGGGCGCTGTACCCGTATTCAATGAGAACGACACTGTATCAGTAGACGAATTGAAATTCGGTGATAATGATACCTTGTCGGCGCTGGTCGCCAATCTCCTGAAGGCTTCACGGCTGCTGGTTCTGACAGATATGGACGGCGTCTACAGCGGAGATCCGCGCAAGCATCCGGATGCGGTCCGCTATCAGCATATAGAGGAGATTACACCCGAGATCTACGCCATTGCAGGCGGCGCAGGCTCCAGCGTAGGTACGGGCGGTATGCGTTCGAAGATCGATGCTGCCAAGATTGCCACACGGGGAGGAGTTCCGGTCTTTGTAGGCAGAGTTACGGAGCCTGGTGATCTTTCACTGGCGGCTGAAGGAACAGGCAAAGGCACATATTTTGCCACAACACTCTCCTCCCTGCCCGTCAAGAAACAATGGCTTGGATTCATGTCTACCCCTCTGGGTTCACTGTATGTTGACGACGGCGCGGTGGAAGCCCTGCTCCATGGCGGGCATAGCCTTCTGCCGGTCGGGGTCAGACGGATCGAGGGCAGCTTCCACTCCGGAGACGTCGTAGAGGTGCTCGGCCCGGATGCCAAGCTGCTTGGACGGGGTATCGTCAATTATGACGATACCCAGCTCCGCAGCATCCAGGGATTACCCAGCCGCGAGGTTGTTCCAAGGCTCGGTGAAGTGCACCGGCTTGAGGTTATCCACCGCGATGAGTGGATTACACTGCGCTAA